The Planctomycetota bacterium sequence GGAGGCCCACCGCCAGAGCCGCGTCCCCGAGACGGGTCATGACGAACGCCTTCCGCGCCGCCCGGACATTGGCCGGCTCCGCGAACCAGAATCCGATCAGGAGATAGCTCGCCAGGCCCACGCCTTCCCAGCCCAGATAGAGGAGCGCGAGGTCGTCCGCCAGCACGAGGACGAGCATCGCGCCCACGAAGAAATTCATCAGAGAGAAGAATCGCCGGTACCCCTCCTCGCCCGCCATGTAGCCCACCGAATAGAGGTGGATCAGGAACCCGACCGAGGCCACGACCGCCGCCGCCGTCGCCGAGAGCGCGTCCAGGCGGAACGCCAGGCGCGCGGTGAAGTCGGGCGCGGCCATCCAGGATCCGAGAACGACGCGCCGCTCGACCCCCGAGGCGGCCTCCCCGGCGAGCGCCAGCGCCAGGAGCGCCGCCAGCCCCGCGGCCCCCACGGCGGTGGCGGCGGCCGCGCGCTCGGACAGCCGGCGTCCTCCGAGCGCGATCGCCAGCGTCCCCGCCCACGGGAGGACGGGAAGGAGCGCCAGGCCCGCATCCGCACACGTCATCGTCATCCCCGCATCTGGCTGGCCGCGTCGGCGTCGAGCGTCCGGAACTCCCGGTAGAGCCGAAGGACAAGGGCCAGCGCCACGGAAAGCTCCGCGCCCGCCACGGCCAGGATGAGGAGGAACATCGCCTGCCCCTCCGGCCGCCCCCACCGGGCTCCCGCCGCCACGAAAGCCAGGCCCGCCGCGTTGAGCATCACCTCCACCGCCACGAGCGCGAAGAGGATGTTCCTCCGCGCCACGAGCCCCGCCATCCCGGCCGCCAGGAGGATCCCCGCCAGGGCGAAGACCGCTTCCACGCCCGCGCGCGTCACGCCGCCTCCTTCCGCTCCCCCGGCCGGCCGAGGTGAAGGGCCGCCACGAGCGCCGCCAGGAGCAGGAAGGACGCCAGCTCCACCGCCAGAACGTACGGCCCGAAAAGCGCCGCCCCCGTCCCGGCGGCGCTCACGGGGCGCAGCGCCTCCTCCCGCGCCGGGGCCCCGCGCGTCACGACGAAGAGCGTTTCCCCCAGAAGCAGCGCCGCGAGCGCCGAGGGTCCCTTCCAGACGGCGGGCCGCCGGCGCTCGGGATCCTCGGCCTCGGGCCGTTCGGGAAACATCATGACGACGAAGAGGAAGAGCACCAGGATCGCGCCGGCGTAGAGGATGATCTCGAGCGCCCCGACGAGCGGCGCGCCCACGAGGAAGAAGACCGTCGCGGTCGCCAGAAGAGAGACGAGGAAGTAGAGGAGTCCCTGGACCGGATGGCGCCGGGTCAGGGCCAGCAGCGTCGAGCCCGCCGCCGTCGCCGCCGCCGCGAAGAAAGGCACGTCCATGGGGCGCCCCGCGCGTCCTTACGGAAGGAGGGTGCGGACGTCCACGGGCGGGTCGTCCTGTTCCCCTTCTCCCTTGTCCTTGCCGCCGATGGCCACCCCGGCCACGCGGTAGAAGTTGTATCCCGGGTATTTCCCGGGCCCCCGGATGAGGAGGTCCTCCTTCTCGTAGACCAGGTACTCGCGGCGATACTCGCTCATCTCGAAGTCGGGAGTGAGCTGGATCGCGTACGTGGGACAGGCTTCCTCGCAGTATCCGCAAAAGATGCAGCGCGAGAAGTTGATCCGGAAAAACGCGGGGTAACGCCGCCCGGTCGCGTCCTCCGCGGCCTGGAGCGCGATGCAGTCCACGGGGCAGGCGACCGCGCACAGGTAGCAGGCCACGCAACGCTCGCCGCCGTCCGGGTCGCGGGTGAGGACGATCCGCCCCTTCCAGCGCGGCGCCCGGGCGCGCCGGACGTCAGGATAGGGGATCGTCGCCCGGCGCCGGAAGGCGTGACGGAAGACCAGGACGATCGTGCGCAGCAGGCTCCACATCGACGGTTCCCCGCGGAAGAGAAGACCCGCGCGGCGCGCGTTCGTCACGCGCGCGCCGCCCGCCAGAGCGCCGCCCCCGCCAGGTTTAGAAGCGCCAGCGGCAACATCGCCGTCCAGCCGAACCGCAAAAGCTGGTCGTACCGCGGCCGCGGCAGCGCCGCGCGCACCAGGATGAAGAGCGCCAGGAGCGGCGCCAGCTTGATGAAAAACCACGCCGCCGGAGGCAGCAGCGGACCGCGCCAGCCCCCCAGAAAGCACGTCACCGCCACCGACGCGATCGTTGCCATCCCCACATACTCTCCCACGAAGAAGAGCGCGAACTTGAAGCCCGAGTACTCCGCGTGAAAGCCCGCCACCAGTTCGCTTTCCGCTTCCGGAAGGTCCAGCGGCGAACGGCGCGTCTCCGCGATTCCGGCCACGAGGAAAACGAGAAACCCGGGAAGCTGCGGAAGAACGAACCATCCGTCCTTCTGCGCCTCCACGATGTCGCTCATCCGGAAGGAACCCGCCAGCGCCGCCACGCCCAGAAGCGAAAGCCCCATGAAAACCTCGTAGCTCAGAACCTGAGCCCCCACCCGCAGGCTTCCCAGCAGCGCATACTTGCTGCGCGACGCCCATCCCCCCAGCAGCACGCCGTAGACCCCCAGCGCGGAGGCGCCCAGAAAGAAGAGAAGTCCCACGTCCAGATCCGCCACCCCCCAGCCGGGCGCGAAAGGGATCACCGCCAGCGCCGCGAGCGCCGCCACCGCCGTCAGCGCGGGCGCCAGAACGAAAAGCGTCCGGTCCGCGAACGGCGGAACCCAGTCCTCCTTCGCCAGGAGCTTGATCAGGTCGGCCGCGACCTGCAGGAGCCCGAACGGCCCGACGCGATTGGGCCCCAGCCGATCCTGCCACAGCGCCAGAAGCCGCCGCTCCAGCCAGATCATGCCGCCCGCCAGGCTCAGCGCGCCGCCCAGCACCGCCGCCGTCTCCATCAGAATCCTGGGAATCCCGCTCATGCCGGCCCCCGGATCGCCCCCCACGCGGGAAGCTCCACCCCCGGCATCCCCGGAAAGCCCGCCGGGAATCCCGCCACGCCCTCCGGCCACTCCGGCCGAACCTCCAGCGGAAGCCTTCCGGCGAACCCCGGCAGGCGGACCTCGACCGCCGTTCCCGAAACCGCCCTCAATCGCTCCGCATCCGCAGCCCCCAGGACGATCGCCGCCCGCGGAATCCGCTCGCGCACCGCGGGCCCCCGGGCGCTCAGCTCCTCGCTCCCGAAGACATGCGCCACCGGCACGAAGAACCATTTCCCCTCGCTCCGGCGAAACGGCGGTCCCCCGTCGAGCCTCCACGGCGCGCCCCCCGGAGGCCCCGGCTCGAGAAGCCGAACTCCGGGGTCCCCGCCCGCGAGCGGTCCGTCCGCCTCGCTCTGGAACTTGTGGATCGCCTGCTCGGAGTTCCACCCCGGCGCCCAGACGTACGCGAGCAGCGGCGGCGGCGGAGGCCCGCCGTATCCTTCCATCGAGAACGCCAGCGGGGCGTCCGGATCGTCCGGCGGCCTCGGTTCGTGAACCGTCCGGTGCGCCGCGATCGCCGTCCGGCCGCTGGCGCGCGGC is a genomic window containing:
- the nuoH gene encoding NADH-quinone oxidoreductase subunit NuoH, with the protein product METAAVLGGALSLAGGMIWLERRLLALWQDRLGPNRVGPFGLLQVAADLIKLLAKEDWVPPFADRTLFVLAPALTAVAALAALAVIPFAPGWGVADLDVGLLFFLGASALGVYGVLLGGWASRSKYALLGSLRVGAQVLSYEVFMGLSLLGVAALAGSFRMSDIVEAQKDGWFVLPQLPGFLVFLVAGIAETRRSPLDLPEAESELVAGFHAEYSGFKFALFFVGEYVGMATIASVAVTCFLGGWRGPLLPPAAWFFIKLAPLLALFILVRAALPRPRYDQLLRFGWTAMLPLALLNLAGAALWRAARA
- a CDS encoding molybdopterin-dependent oxidoreductase, producing the protein VPADAVDELFGRAGLVVALDALVTPTTERADVALPAATFAEGDGTLVSSEGRAQRFFQALVPEGDVQESWRWLRDLARAAGREAMSGWERLDDVTAALAAAVPELARVTECAPPAWFRILDQKIPRQPPRASGRTAIAAHRTVHEPRPPDDPDAPLAFSMEGYGGPPPPPLLAYVWAPGWNSEQAIHKFQSEADGPLAGGDPGVRLLEPGPPGGAPWRLDGGPPFRRSEGKWFFVPVAHVFGSEELSARGPAVRERIPRAAIVLGAADAERLRAVSGTAVEVRLPGFAGRLPLEVRPEWPEGVAGFPAGFPGMPGVELPAWGAIRGPA
- the nuoJ gene encoding NADH-quinone oxidoreductase subunit J, whose protein sequence is MDVPFFAAAATAAGSTLLALTRRHPVQGLLYFLVSLLATATVFFLVGAPLVGALEIILYAGAILVLFLFVVMMFPERPEAEDPERRRPAVWKGPSALAALLLGETLFVVTRGAPAREEALRPVSAAGTGAALFGPYVLAVELASFLLLAALVAALHLGRPGERKEAA
- the nuoI gene encoding NADH-quinone oxidoreductase subunit NuoI, translating into MWSLLRTIVLVFRHAFRRRATIPYPDVRRARAPRWKGRIVLTRDPDGGERCVACYLCAVACPVDCIALQAAEDATGRRYPAFFRINFSRCIFCGYCEEACPTYAIQLTPDFEMSEYRREYLVYEKEDLLIRGPGKYPGYNFYRVAGVAIGGKDKGEGEQDDPPVDVRTLLP
- the nuoK gene encoding NADH-quinone oxidoreductase subunit NuoK, with the protein product MTRAGVEAVFALAGILLAAGMAGLVARRNILFALVAVEVMLNAAGLAFVAAGARWGRPEGQAMFLLILAVAGAELSVALALVLRLYREFRTLDADAASQMRG